A single window of Arcobacter venerupis DNA harbors:
- a CDS encoding TIGR02757 family protein: protein MTTEDKKIKELLDNEVNQRNNNTELNYDKPDPLMVASRYDDEFIILLCALFAYGNAKLIVKFLDSLDFSLLEKSDEIIDKELNNHYYRFQNAQDIKTVFKTFKRLKNEDSLNSIFVDAYKKENSILEGIDALIQKIHNTANHKSQGFTFLISSPFKRDKLGIIKELGNAPYKRWNMFLRWMVRDDNLDLGLWKGINKKDLILPLDTHTFKVSQKLGLLNRQSYDLKSALLITEKLKEFDKFDPIKYDFSLYRIGQEKII, encoded by the coding sequence ATGACAACAGAAGATAAAAAGATAAAAGAGCTTTTAGATAATGAAGTAAATCAAAGAAATAATAACACAGAACTAAACTACGACAAACCAGACCCATTAATGGTAGCAAGTAGATATGATGATGAGTTTATTATCCTTTTATGTGCTTTATTTGCCTATGGAAATGCAAAATTAATAGTGAAGTTTTTAGATAGTTTGGATTTTTCACTTCTTGAAAAAAGTGATGAAATAATAGATAAAGAGCTAAATAATCACTATTATAGATTTCAAAATGCCCAAGATATAAAAACAGTATTTAAAACCTTTAAACGACTAAAAAACGAAGATAGTTTAAACTCAATATTTGTAGATGCCTACAAAAAAGAGAACTCAATTTTAGAGGGAATTGATGCCCTAATTCAAAAAATCCACAACACTGCAAATCATAAATCACAAGGTTTCACATTTTTAATCTCAAGCCCATTTAAAAGAGACAAACTTGGAATCATAAAAGAGTTAGGAAATGCTCCATACAAAAGATGGAATATGTTTTTGCGATGGATGGTTCGTGATGATAATCTAGATTTAGGGCTTTGGAAAGGCATAAATAAAAAAGATTTGATTTTACCACTTGATACTCACACTTTTAAAGTATCACAGAAATTAGGTTTATTGAATAGACAAAGTTATGATTTAAAATCAGCATTACTAATAACTGAAAAACTAAAAGAGTTTGATAAGTTTGACCCAATAAAGTATGATTTTTCGCTTTATAGGATTGGTCAGGAGAAGATTATTTAA
- a CDS encoding condensin complex protein MksE, producing MNLLQLDDYKEIFQVIEDCRVNGRFINENSTDYKIKEAYNFILQYRQEVKTYFSIIGYTLISEKGYFYFIIEGYETIPKPYVNSYIDYIDIYRFLKLLNTNISSSDGGPYSASDIESRLNGDIELKTMVDKMNFLKKRSTNREAIDSIILRLKNDGFAQSMGNKEEEFLILRSFKFIEDMIEEIEYEL from the coding sequence TTGAATTTATTACAATTAGACGATTATAAAGAGATCTTTCAAGTGATTGAAGATTGCCGAGTAAATGGTAGATTCATTAATGAAAATAGTACTGATTATAAAATAAAAGAAGCATATAATTTTATCTTACAATATAGACAAGAAGTAAAAACTTATTTTAGTATTATCGGTTATACACTTATTTCTGAAAAAGGTTATTTTTACTTTATAATTGAAGGCTATGAAACTATTCCTAAACCTTATGTTAATTCTTACATTGACTATATAGATATATACAGATTTTTAAAACTATTAAATACTAATATCAGCTCATCAGATGGTGGTCCATATAGTGCTAGTGATATTGAAAGTAGATTAAATGGTGATATAGAGTTAAAAACAATGGTTGATAAAATGAACTTTTTAAAGAAGCGTTCAACTAATCGTGAAGCTATTGATTCAATTATTTTAAGATTAAAAAATGATGGATTTGCCCAAAGTATGGGAAATAAAGAAGAGGAGTTTTTAATACTTCGTTCATTTAAATTCATCGAAGATATGATAGAGGAAATAGAATATGAATTATAA
- a CDS encoding ATP-grasp domain-containing protein — protein MNKIDILIISTKFDFSTDYVCVELNKRNENYLRLNRDEFSKYKIIFDLDIGELKIIINEENYYIDSSLKSVYFRAPTYFRETYLKQFSTEEQLYNSQWMAFIRNLSYFEDAIWVNNPNYIYKAENKLLQLKYAKEIGFLIPSTVITNDNNFTFIGKKAVKSLDTAIFTINKQEAFFYTNILNNDEYNDFDKSLCPIVIQENLNPKIDYRVTVVGNNIYSTKIIKNNCGIYGDWRKEKEDINYISTHLPIEIENFCFQLLKKFNLNFGGIDLILFNDNFYFIEINPTGEWAWLVDKANQKIYEGICDVLVN, from the coding sequence GTGAATAAAATTGATATTTTAATAATATCAACTAAATTCGATTTTAGTACAGACTATGTATGTGTTGAACTTAATAAGAGAAATGAAAATTACTTAAGGTTAAATCGAGATGAATTTTCAAAATATAAAATCATATTTGATTTAGATATTGGTGAACTTAAAATCATTATAAATGAAGAAAATTACTATATTGATAGCTCATTGAAGTCTGTTTATTTCAGGGCTCCAACATATTTTAGGGAAACATATTTAAAACAGTTTTCTACAGAAGAACAATTATATAACTCTCAATGGATGGCATTTATTAGAAACCTAAGTTATTTTGAAGATGCTATATGGGTGAATAATCCAAATTATATTTATAAAGCAGAAAATAAATTATTACAGTTGAAATATGCCAAAGAAATTGGATTTCTAATTCCATCAACTGTTATTACAAATGATAATAACTTCACATTTATTGGAAAAAAAGCTGTTAAATCACTAGATACAGCAATATTCACAATTAATAAGCAAGAAGCTTTTTTTTATACAAATATCTTAAACAATGATGAATATAATGATTTTGATAAATCTTTATGTCCTATTGTTATTCAAGAAAATTTAAATCCAAAAATTGATTATAGAGTTACTGTAGTTGGTAATAATATTTATTCAACAAAGATTATAAAAAACAATTGTGGAATATATGGTGATTGGAGAAAAGAAAAAGAGGATATTAATTATATTTCCACACATCTTCCTATTGAAATTGAAAATTTTTGTTTTCAATTATTAAAGAAATTCAATCTTAATTTTGGAGGGATAGATTTGATTCTTTTTAATGATAATTTTTATTTTATTGAGATTAACCCTACAGGTGAATGGGCTTGGTTAGTAGACAAAGCAAATCAAAAAATTTATGAGGGAATATGTGATGTCTTGGTCAATTAA
- a CDS encoding SDR family NAD(P)-dependent oxidoreductase, translating to MQNILITGCSSGIGLQTALTLKENNYKVYVSARKQKDVEMLKDLGFETFQIDVRNKDEIKYALETILENDLKLDAVFNNAGFGQPGAVEDLSVEVLKKQFDSNFFGLHEVTIQAMKIFRTQGFGKIIQHSSVLGIISLKYRGAYNASKYAIEGIADTLRQEVIGSNIYISTINTGPVTSKFRENALKKFNNNITIEGSFFEETYKKELKARLETTEDKALFNLPASSVANTVLKIMQTQKPKPRYYVTKATHILGFFKRVLSTSLMDKLLNKI from the coding sequence ATGCAAAATATATTAATAACTGGTTGCTCATCTGGAATTGGACTACAAACTGCCCTTACATTAAAAGAAAACAATTATAAAGTTTACGTAAGTGCTAGAAAACAAAAAGATGTTGAGATGTTAAAAGATTTAGGTTTTGAAACTTTTCAAATAGATGTAAGAAACAAAGATGAAATAAAATATGCTCTTGAAACTATTTTAGAAAATGATTTAAAACTTGATGCAGTTTTTAACAATGCAGGTTTTGGACAGCCAGGAGCTGTGGAAGATTTGAGTGTGGAAGTTTTAAAAAAACAGTTTGATTCAAACTTTTTTGGACTTCATGAGGTAACCATTCAAGCCATGAAAATATTTAGAACTCAAGGTTTTGGAAAAATCATCCAACACAGTTCAGTTTTAGGAATCATCTCTTTAAAATATCGAGGTGCATATAATGCAAGTAAATATGCAATCGAGGGAATCGCTGATACGTTAAGACAAGAAGTTATAGGAAGTAATATTTATATTAGTACAATTAATACAGGTCCAGTTACATCAAAATTTAGAGAAAATGCCCTAAAAAAATTCAATAACAATATCACTATAGAGGGAAGTTTTTTTGAAGAAACTTACAAAAAAGAGTTAAAAGCAAGACTTGAAACAACTGAAGATAAAGCACTTTTTAATCTTCCAGCTTCAAGTGTTGCAAACACTGTTTTAAAAATCATGCAAACACAAAAACCAAAACCTAGATATTATGTAACAAAAGCTACTCATATCTTAGGATTTTTTAAAAGAGTTCTTAGTACTTCTTTAATGGATAAATTGTTAAATAAA
- a CDS encoding SIR2 family NAD-dependent protein deacylase → MDEKIVILSGAGLSASSGISTFRDENGLWERHNVKEICSVGCLDWNYEATVNFYNLRREDIKDKLPNNAHKMIAKLKDKYPQKVEVITQNIDDLLEKANCKDVLHLHGFLKELRCMKCEEIVDISYSLQNETNSTCKKCNSKMRPNIVFFGELAPKYETMHKILKDCGLLVVIGTSGRVIDVSFLTQYADYAILNNLEPSDAIYDECFTKVYYENADTAYEKIEQDIENFIKNRKL, encoded by the coding sequence ATGGATGAAAAAATTGTAATATTAAGTGGAGCAGGGCTAAGTGCTAGTAGTGGGATTTCTACTTTTAGGGATGAAAATGGTCTTTGGGAAAGACACAATGTTAAAGAGATTTGTAGTGTTGGATGTTTGGATTGGAATTATGAAGCAACAGTAAACTTTTATAATCTAAGACGAGAAGATATAAAAGATAAACTTCCAAATAATGCCCACAAAATGATAGCAAAACTAAAAGATAAGTATCCACAAAAAGTGGAGGTTATCACCCAAAATATAGATGATTTACTTGAAAAAGCAAATTGTAAAGATGTTTTACATTTACATGGATTTTTAAAAGAGCTTCGATGTATGAAGTGTGAGGAAATTGTTGATATTTCATATTCACTGCAAAATGAAACAAACTCAACTTGTAAAAAGTGTAACTCTAAAATGAGACCAAACATAGTTTTTTTTGGTGAACTTGCTCCCAAATATGAAACAATGCATAAGATTTTAAAAGATTGTGGTTTATTGGTGGTAATAGGAACAAGTGGGCGAGTGATTGATGTGAGTTTTTTAACCCAATATGCTGATTATGCTATTTTGAATAATTTAGAGCCAAGTGATGCTATTTATGATGAGTGTTTTACAAAAGTTTATTATGAAAATGCAGATACAGCCTATGAAAAAATAGAGCAAGATATAGAAAATTTTATTAAAAATAGGAAATTATGA
- a CDS encoding ATP-binding protein: MNYNKLGLKEIRFINSGHFPNESIIIDDFTLLLGSSGVGKTTVMSAICYFYTMDKSKTRPLEKELSFYDWHLKGIYAHLIYIYENSIGRNALILSKDDGKVKHTFINIHNYEEDLSTLYLDSDKRCLSLKEILANCVKKSLTYYKSETVATFRKMMCRKSYRMLPNKDKPELDFSFYDSEESANIFGKYLFNIYSNSSVRDKGIKDMLISLIGEKEYFLDISDFKSKLADALTNVAHFELIKDRRERILRLDDTVISYKALCDEIDNITFELETISYNKDRIKTVISDNHLDLLTHQKIKSDKKDELSKEWKIKSSTYSTQISDLNIEIKTNKETYNNFHEKYRIENLITQQDRQSEFEKKLNELNIKVSAISSDIKELESKEEIEKQKANSLINEKKDNEKKELDSKKDNLTTEILKLSKDKEIEIEEGLSSYDKELEVKNSEYYQLDKKISQDETALSYLPKQVLENSNTKKFKDEIERLSNFKNSIESQVLILEKEKDNLENEKNIKLKETNDKIQSEVSEYIKIKNDIQLKIDELNVKLDLGKNNLFGFLNKNKVPNKTKILALCSDEVLFKETKLKFSIETSNDTFYGLKIDGDVESLATKYEIEILENNKASFQKQRDELVAKHNIKYKNFQDNLKDISNKYQKLIQEKSRATYELTPKVKDNEIKISNERKRLEEEIIRLKDELDKNIIDKKEHLKKDKEQLTSLKEYLTNIKANKLNFISEINKKYSSEDFRLNTEVIKCQQNINSINKKYKEQIEDSDKRIHEIYNEIKKNENINTEELESFQRTIKELEKSIKDINNNRALVTRYKDEVLPKYNKIPFLKEQYAQIIKQRDNDRDYFEKEIAVLDEKLNEIEKNIDIWKSYAESFKTFELEISEANPNKTYEAYCDDEIKLLLNSKKNIKILERFKTLINQQSEKEKTIILETGKIIDGIPSDNMMKLKTKFDINSFEDNIDQYIVIAKSYADFIKTKFDIEGTSLQLHRLIEAINDAVSKISHIKGTFNSIVKDVNKINLTIKKGIENITVIDYIKLNFKDTGRDEIVTSIENIGDMLSANMLIGYENSHRSEQVKNELVKIAHDLQIVLDKTFKKNITVADISTLTFDVSENAQVTKGIATLDSVGSNGTSIMIKAIIYITLLRMVANKFTNSEDMKYHCIIDEIGQISADYFTELMKYARHLEFVFINGTAANDDDIIEAYPRIYMGTRESSNHVELNLIDARNAMENW, from the coding sequence ATGAATTATAATAAGCTTGGATTAAAAGAGATACGATTTATAAATAGTGGACATTTCCCTAATGAAAGTATAATAATTGATGATTTTACCCTTTTACTTGGTAGTTCAGGTGTTGGGAAAACAACTGTTATGAGTGCTATTTGTTACTTTTATACTATGGATAAATCTAAAACTAGACCACTTGAAAAAGAACTTAGTTTTTATGATTGGCATTTAAAAGGTATCTATGCTCATTTGATTTATATTTATGAAAATAGTATTGGAAGAAATGCACTTATTTTAAGTAAAGATGATGGAAAAGTAAAACATACATTTATCAATATTCACAATTATGAAGAAGACCTAAGTACTTTATATCTAGATTCTGATAAAAGATGTTTAAGTTTAAAAGAGATTTTAGCAAATTGTGTAAAAAAATCTTTGACATATTATAAAAGTGAAACGGTAGCAACTTTTAGAAAAATGATGTGTAGAAAAAGTTATAGAATGTTACCAAATAAAGATAAACCTGAATTAGATTTCTCTTTTTATGATAGTGAAGAATCGGCAAATATCTTTGGTAAATATCTTTTTAATATCTATTCAAATTCATCAGTTAGGGATAAAGGTATCAAAGATATGCTTATTTCACTAATTGGAGAAAAAGAGTATTTTTTAGATATTTCAGATTTCAAAAGTAAATTAGCAGATGCTTTAACAAATGTGGCTCATTTTGAACTAATCAAAGATAGAAGAGAAAGGATATTAAGACTTGATGATACTGTTATCTCTTATAAGGCTTTGTGTGATGAAATAGACAATATTACTTTTGAACTTGAGACGATTTCTTACAACAAAGATAGAATAAAAACAGTTATAAGTGATAATCATTTGGATTTATTAACTCATCAAAAAATAAAAAGTGATAAAAAAGATGAGCTTTCAAAAGAATGGAAAATTAAATCTAGCACTTACAGTACACAAATCTCAGATTTAAATATAGAAATAAAAACAAATAAAGAGACATATAATAATTTTCATGAAAAATATAGAATAGAAAATTTAATAACTCAACAAGATAGACAAAGTGAATTTGAAAAAAAGTTAAATGAACTAAATATCAAAGTAAGTGCAATATCAAGTGATATTAAAGAGTTAGAATCAAAAGAAGAGATAGAAAAACAAAAAGCTAATTCTTTAATAAATGAGAAAAAAGATAATGAGAAAAAAGAGTTAGACTCTAAAAAAGATAATTTAACTACTGAAATATTAAAACTATCAAAAGATAAAGAGATTGAAATTGAAGAGGGTTTATCTTCATATGATAAAGAACTTGAAGTTAAAAATAGTGAATATTATCAATTAGATAAAAAAATATCTCAAGATGAAACAGCACTTTCATATTTGCCAAAACAAGTATTAGAAAATAGCAATACAAAAAAGTTCAAAGATGAGATTGAAAGATTATCTAATTTTAAAAACTCTATTGAATCACAAGTTTTAATTTTGGAGAAAGAAAAAGATAATCTTGAAAATGAAAAGAATATAAAATTAAAAGAGACCAATGATAAGATTCAAAGTGAAGTTAGTGAATATATTAAAATCAAAAATGACATTCAATTAAAAATTGATGAACTAAATGTAAAACTAGATTTAGGGAAAAACAATTTATTTGGATTTTTAAATAAAAACAAAGTTCCTAATAAAACAAAAATTTTAGCTCTTTGTAGTGATGAGGTTTTATTTAAAGAGACAAAATTAAAATTTTCAATAGAAACAAGTAATGATACTTTTTATGGTCTAAAAATTGACGGTGATGTTGAATCCCTAGCAACTAAATATGAGATTGAAATACTTGAAAATAATAAAGCATCTTTTCAAAAGCAACGAGATGAATTGGTAGCTAAACATAATATTAAGTATAAAAATTTTCAAGATAATTTAAAAGATATATCAAATAAATACCAAAAGTTAATACAAGAAAAATCAAGAGCTACTTATGAATTAACTCCAAAAGTTAAAGATAATGAGATAAAAATATCTAATGAAAGAAAAAGACTAGAAGAAGAAATAATAAGATTAAAAGATGAACTTGATAAAAATATTATTGATAAAAAAGAGCATCTTAAAAAAGACAAAGAACAATTAACTTCTCTAAAAGAGTATTTAACAAATATAAAAGCTAATAAGTTAAATTTTATTTCAGAAATCAATAAAAAATATAGTAGTGAAGATTTTAGATTAAATACAGAAGTAATCAAGTGCCAACAAAATATAAATAGTATTAATAAAAAATATAAAGAACAAATAGAAGATTCGGATAAAAGAATCCATGAAATATACAATGAAATCAAAAAAAATGAAAATATTAATACAGAAGAACTTGAATCCTTTCAAAGAACTATTAAAGAATTAGAAAAATCTATTAAAGATATTAATAATAATAGAGCCTTAGTTACAAGATATAAGGATGAAGTATTACCAAAATATAATAAAATTCCTTTTTTAAAGGAGCAATATGCCCAAATAATCAAACAAAGAGACAATGACAGAGATTATTTTGAAAAAGAGATTGCAGTTCTTGATGAAAAACTAAATGAAATAGAAAAAAATATTGATATTTGGAAAAGTTATGCTGAATCATTTAAAACTTTTGAACTTGAAATTTCTGAAGCAAATCCAAATAAAACATATGAAGCTTACTGTGATGATGAAATAAAACTATTACTGAATAGTAAAAAAAATATCAAGATACTTGAAAGATTTAAAACTCTTATAAATCAACAAAGTGAAAAAGAAAAAACTATCATACTTGAAACTGGAAAAATAATTGATGGAATTCCATCTGATAATATGATGAAATTAAAAACGAAATTTGACATAAATAGTTTTGAAGATAATATAGACCAGTATATTGTAATAGCCAAATCCTATGCAGATTTTATTAAAACAAAATTTGATATAGAAGGAACGAGCCTACAATTACACCGACTAATTGAGGCTATAAATGATGCTGTAAGTAAAATATCTCATATAAAAGGGACTTTTAATAGTATTGTAAAAGATGTAAACAAAATAAATCTAACAATCAAAAAAGGGATTGAAAATATTACAGTAATTGATTACATAAAATTAAATTTTAAAGATACAGGTAGAGATGAAATAGTAACAAGTATCGAAAATATTGGCGATATGTTAAGTGCTAATATGTTGATTGGATATGAAAATAGCCATAGATCTGAACAAGTAAAAAATGAACTTGTAAAAATAGCCCATGATTTACAAATAGTTCTTGATAAAACATTCAAAAAAAATATTACAGTTGCAGATATTAGTACTTTAACCTTTGATGTTAGTGAAAATGCTCAAGTAACAAAAGGAATTGCAACCCTTGATAGTGTAGGAAGTAATGGAACATCTATTATGATAAAAGCCATTATTTATATTACTTTACTTCGTATGGTTGCAAACAAATTTACAAATAGTGAAGATATGAAATATCATTGTATTATCGATGAAATAGGGCAAATATCGGCAGATTATTTTACAGAATTAATGAAATATGCAAGACATTTAGAGTTTGTATTTATAAATGGAACAGCTGCTAATGATGATGATATTATAGAAGCATATCCAAGAATATACATGGGAACAAGAGAGAGCTCAAATCATGTAGAACTTAATTTAATAGATGCAAGAAACGCAATGGAAAATTGGTAA